From the Trifolium pratense cultivar HEN17-A07 linkage group LG4, ARS_RC_1.1, whole genome shotgun sequence genome, the window CCAATGTTTTTTAAAAGGAATAATAAGTTCACTCAATAAAACATCAAGTACATGATATGACTTGATCGTGAGACCATATTAAATTATAAACCACTGTTCTTAAATGCATATATTGAGTATTATTGTAAATAAGGCTGGGATGAGCCAGTTAATGAGTGAAGTGATTAAAAGAAACTGTTTTGGTAAATATGAAAATGCAATAGAACCAACACATGTTGGTACAAGTGACAATGAGTATGGTTCCATTTAAGCAATGTTTCAAATTCTGTTTTTCTGAATGAAAAACATTGGAATCTGTATAGTTTTCTCCCCTTACATGAACAGATGAAATGAAGGGTAAATCTTGTTCATGACTAGTTTGACCTCATAAGCTCAAGGGACAAAGTTCAAATTCTTTCAGAGACCTATAGCTTGTAATCAAGACCAGCTCCGTATTTCCAAGCCTCGAGATGTCTTTTCCACTGGAAACTCGTCTCGGATGGTAGTGTATTTAGAAATGGCCttgaaatgaatggaaaatgtGAGAGCAAATGAGATATTGttgaatatatatacaaaataataaaatggttCAGAAAAGACCTTCCAAATGAAACGACTGTTACCTCACAATAGGATCAGCAAAGCTCGCGAGAAAGGTGTAGTAACCAAGCATTAGAAAATGCCTGGACCAATCAAGCAGTACAGGAATACCAACCTGGAACAAGAATAACTTCTAAGTTTTCTGTATTGAAAAGGTTGCTTCACTAATCACTAAAAGGCAAGAATTGACGGAAGCTGCAATTTTCTAAAATATGGCAAAAATATTCTTGAGAGCAACAATGAAGCATGATTGTTCATGCAATTTTCATAACTAATATTGACGCTGATATTGCTTTCTCAACAGAAAAGGCCTTAAGGCCACGGTTGACTGATATATACACAGACGAACGTCTAATCAATCATATTTCACCAACTTGCaacaatttaaacaaattttaaaaagtattaGTCTGATGTGGTAAGATATAGTGAATACATTCGGATGTTTATGTGAAATTTGTTTACACTGTCTGTGCATAGTTATTAGACTATAACTAAACTATAGCTAAACTCATGAATCACCTGTTTGAATATGGATGGCAGTATTTGAGGACTTGTTAACATAACCAGGCCTAGTGTCTTGGAAAGTGGCCCAAACTGTACGACATCCTGTAATATATAATAGAATACTTCTCAGAAATGTGATTAGATACCTCATTAAAGGAAAAACATCCTGTAATAAACAAAATATCATAACATGAAGGGTCTAAGTAATTCACCTGCAGAAACGGTCGTAGCACTGGATCCCCAAGCCTCTGCAAATGCGAAATCAGTGTTGTGATGTCAATTGTAGTTTAGAGAAAATAGAGGTTTGTTCAAATTACACTAGGCAACAGTGCTATAAcaccactatttgacaacattttgtactaTGGCTTATTATGAAACAAAAGGGATATGTTCAAATTCATTACACTATAGTGCTATATCGCCGCACTTTAACAAAATTTGGTGAAATATGACACAGATGAGTGAGATGAACTACCTGCATACAACTAAAATTGGCATAAAGAAGTTCATTGATAAAATCTTCAGGAACGTCAGACTGTTTCTTCGCTGACATTGCTCTTTGGAATAACCAAGAAGCACTCAAGTTGGGCTGCATTAAACAGAAATATTGGTGCTTTGTTTCATGTAAAGTTTATGAACTAGTCATCAAGAAAAGCATAAAAGTACCATGTATGGATTCAGCAGAGACAAGTTGTATGAGTCAAGATAATCACCACTGATTGCTTCATGTATTCCTTCATTGAAGCAAAGTGAAGCGGACATTAGATTATCTCAATGCTATTTCTATTGTATCTTTCCTTCCTCAGTTTGATGAGAGTTATTGGCCATTACTAACTAAAACTTACAAGATCTATATTTTCAAAATCACTGATAGTAAAAACAAGTGAATCATGTCAACTAAGGCAACAACAATGCAACAGAAAGGCATACCAGCTGACAGTCTCCCAAGATGTCTGGTCAAACTCCCGAAACCACCAAATGATACAGGTGATTGTATGCCGCTGGCATCACCAAACTACATAATAAAGTGCCGTTGCATTAGTATTATAGATCTTAGATGACTTAGTTTCACGGAGCTTTGGAAGTGTAAAACGTAGTTTACCTGCAAAACTCTACTAAAAGCAGCTGGTAGCGGGCTGGGAAGTGCTCCATATCATCAAACGGTGTTATATATCATAAGAGAAATGACAATAACACAAATTTAGTAAATTGAAGATGTGACttctatttaattaatttgtaagCACGTGGTTTCATGCATATTAGTACCTCTCGCGGTATGTGGGAAAGATGCCATAAATAACTCTCAGTATCTCTAGGTTGTCAAGTTGAACACCCTATCatataaaaattgcaaatgCACACCATCAAGTAGAGAGCAGCAGAACTGAACACGGGAGAATTAATGAACACATCAGGCCAATTCAAGATGTTTGGCATAGACTTGAAGAAAAGGAATGTTTGAAGGATGTAAGGTACGGCCTATTTTATGGATATTCTTTTGTCCAACAAAAAAATGATGGATTATTTGCACAATCAATGCAGGATATATATGCAACAAAAACTTTAGGACTTGATAATTTATGATAGCCATTGTCAAGATTCTAGTTTGATTGTGAAGAACAacgaattgaaaagaaaaaaaatattccataTTGTAGATAGCTTTGTCATAGAAAATAAATCTTattagggaaaaaaaattgggaagtGGAACAATACAATGATAAGTCCATGTTTGGACAACCAgtttaattaagcacttatcatataagtgcgtATGTATATGCTATTTCTGTAACAAAAGATACAAAATGAACTCAGAAcataataagaaaagaaaactaGCCTGATATTCTGGCATCAGATTCCAGTATTCTTCCAACAATTCTTCCAATTTTGGAGATCCTGGTTGAGGATCTACATAAGTGAACATATAAGTAGTACGATCAAGAGGACCCGATCCTGCTGGAAATGCCTGTGATAATTTCAGTgaaaattcttaaaaataaaaattgaggaATTGATCTAGTAACAAAAATTACCTCCCAAAAATATTGTGCTTTTGAATCTCCAACTTTCTTTACTGTTGAACTGCTGAATATCACATCACTAATGGAGTTATTTTCAAAGCCACGTGCGCAGGTTCCAACAACAAGGCAAACACCATCCGGCTTCCTACCACGTCTTATCTGTAAAATCAAATTAGCATAAATAGTAGTTTAATGAAGCAAAATTCAAGCGAATGTGTCCTTCATATGCATAAAAACAAACCTATCTAATGTCCTAGATAAAGACATTCCTACGCGACGCGAACTCTCTCAcaaagataaaaagaaaaggaggaAATAGAAACGGAAACCTATACCTATATTGTATGGCATGAACCATGTAAAATTCATAACATGATGAAAATTATAGATTATCTGTTTGAAAGAAACGTGTAAAAGTGTATTCCTGACCTGTTTTACAACAGGGGAAAAGTTCCCCATGGCATCAATTATAAGACGAGATGACAAGATTTTGTCTCCAGAAAGTTTCAGaacctggaaaaaaaaaataatacaacttTATTAGTAACATTTTCATGTCACATGAACCAAATGGTAATTTAACTTTCCATTTCAATGCTAAGTTCACATATTCTATGTTTCCATGCTTCACAATACAACTTTATGTAATCCTTTCTCTTCTTATACTCGGTTGAATATAATTGTCTTTCCAATTATGATAATTCACAATGGTATGATTTTATAAAATAGCAAAACTTTTCACTGATAATTAGTTATACAATTCCTATAAGTTAAGAAAAACTCACTGCAGCATCCTCATATACATTTATGGAGGAAACACTGAAACCCTCTAAAATGACTCCACCAAGGGCTATAAAACGTTTCTTCACAATCTCTATAAGCCTGGCAGGTCTACAACGACAGAGAAACAAATTACAACCGGCAAGAAAATCATTAACCAAATAAAAACATCgataaaattaatcatttatatccaattaattataTGGGAAGGAGACTGACGAAACACCGAGATTAAGAATGTCGTTGACCCAGATATCCCCTTTCCTTTCAAATCCACATCTATTCTGCACAGTTCATGAAATTACCTAAACAAAGTTAGTGTACAATAATTTCAAGATGCAAAAGGAGAAGAGGAAATAGCATGAAGCCATGaagtatttaaaaatttgcAACTAAACTGAAGTTAAGGAATTACAGGATTAAATTTTGCTGATGTGACTCTTTCGATGTCATCTTCTTCCAAGACTCCAACTTCTACAAGTTCCAAAAGCTCCTTTCTTGATATGTTCCATTCTTGTTCTCTCTAATgatcaaaacaacaacaaaaacaactcAAAACCTAATTTGATCCTTCAAAAATTTTATTGACTCTTATCTGTCTAAGATTTGATGTCTCAATGCAGTTAAAGTTACCCCTTTCAACACATTCCTTTCGACAACGGCAACTCGAAGACCCCTAGCACACAAGGCTGTGGCTATGAATATTCCAAGAGTCCCTCCACACACTATCACGTCATATGAACTTTCTGATTTGTCAGCAAGATCAGACGAGGTAAACAAGCTAGGTATTGTAGAGACAACTTGTTGAGGTTCTTGCACAACTGCAATATGTACATATCATCATATTAAGACGATTACCAATTTAGTACCAGACATATAAGGTTGTCACATTTCTTATGAGAAAGTATATTTTTACACACAAACCTGACATTAAATTGGATGGCTAACACCGTTAAAATATGTGGATAATTCAATTTTGTGAATGATTAGTGAATATAACAATGTTGCACAACTCATTAACCATCCATTAAACACAATGGGCAGAAAGATTAGTTCAAATTTCTTCCGCTAAACCAGATTTTGAACGTTGTTAACCATAATGTTTTGGTGAACCATCAAAATTGTGTTCAAATATACATGATATtctgttgggtttcaagtgtgagtggttaagtcctaCATCGATTATGAATAGGAATAATGTTGGAATTATAAATGAGGCGACCCATTAAGATTTGGGATTAagatgtggtgtccaactcacttatgTGGTTGTTCAACGTTCAATGTGATAATCACCAGACCCCCTCATGACCCAACATATTCATTAATCATCTACTGAATGACATTCAATATCATACAATTGTTATATTCATTAATCATGGTTAATGAATACAATTGAAAATCATGGTTAATGAATCGCGGAACATTGTTATATTCATTAACCATCTAGTGAACGTAATTAATCACATATTTGAATTGCATTAATGATCCAAATCAATGTCgaaatttgatattaaatttatGTGTCCTAAATAACACAACAATTTCCAAATGAGCATAGGAGTAATTGAATGACATTAATCCTCTTGAGCTGAACAAATGTTTAAGATATATAGAcgattacattcaattaaacGTGTCAGTGTGGTGTCTGGTGCCCGTGTGACCGTAAGTGCTTCATAGAGAATAGGGAATCATTGAATGCCATTCACCTTCTTGAGCTGAGCAAATGTTTGACCATAGCTGGTCTAATCTTTTCAAAGCTTGATATGAGTATGCTCCACCAGCACCACCAACTTCACCATCATCCACAGAAACACTCTCCATTATtctctattattattaacaaaacaaaacacaataatcaaagaaaaagaaagttgTATAACATAACACATATGAGCAATTGAAGAAATAGTAGTACCTGGGTTTTGGAGGGAACAACTTGTGGTCTCAAAAGGAAGGATTTTCTGCCACATTTCTTATATGGGAATTGAGTCCTCACAAAAATCTGAGATATTCCATTGATGGGTTGAAACTGAAGCAATGACATAACTGAAACAAGTCGTTTTTCAGTATGAATCAATAATAATCATTAAAAACACCAAATTTGCGAACCACAAGTGAACACgtttaactaaaaaaagaataaagtgAGGGGTGTGTGCGGTAAGAAAGGGATAAAAGTGAAACGGTGAAAGAAAGATATGAAGGTCTGAACTTGAACTTTGTTTTGTACTAGAGTGTACACGATTCGAACTCCCGACAgcatataaaatgtaatatttcTATCAATTTACTTAAATTTATGGGGacaaattttgtttatttcatttgcaatatttatttgtcttaagataattgttattttaaaatatcaatgaAATATTACTTGTAGGGATTATATTTCGAACCTCAGATTTTTCATTTCATAATACTTAATGTGTGAATCTACTCACTAttttacttgacaaaaaaatagttacttttttcattaatataactatctatatatcaatcatcatcaatatatattatatatatatatatatatatatatatatatatatatatatatatatatatatatatatatatatatatatacatggaaAGCAAgcttttttttgctgatgtgtcatcTTTACAAAACTCTTATGCTTATGTGTCAGCTTtacaaaattcttatttttgcttatatattgtgcatATACACTCCTATGTTTTCTTCATGTTGTAACTCCCAAATAAATTTCTAATTAATTCATTgataaattgtaaaaaaaaaaaagttgaaacgGCTGCTTTATTTAATATTACAATGTAACCTatcaaaaatcttttttttttacgcaaccTATCAAAAATCTTCTTAGCCTTTCAATTCCACATTTAATTTAAAACGGTGTTATTCATGACTATATATGTGCCTTATGAACAACCCCTTGGTACATATATGAGGGTGTGTATTGCCAAAGGAAAACAATAATTTTCTCAAATGTTTTTAATCTCATTTTGTGTCCTATTTGTTTTTGCGAGATTCAACGGATGAGGCTATTATAGTGcattttactcttttaattcaaGCATATACCAATTCATGTTTGATACAAAATCTTGCATTTGCTTCAAGTACCTTTTATCTAAGTGTAATTAGTATGCATATATATTCTGTATTCTTTTGAACaaatctatttttaattaattttatatgtttttgtggAATCAATTGTATGTATGAGTTGGATAGTGATGACACATTTTTTATGAGGTAGTAAAACATTCTCACTCTTTTATTATGTCTTTGTTAGTTTTCCTTGGTGTGCGTGGAAATTGGTAATATATTTGTTTGACTTTGCTTTCTACTTGCTTAgatcaaaagaataaaaaggtATGTAATTTTATTTCGAGTCTTCCTAATTTTCATTTTCCATTTTAATTATATCACAAAGATAATTTgaacaattataatttttttttatcttttcaaatTTGAATGACATATTCTATCCAATAAAAAAGTTGAATCACATATGATTAGAAGTTAGCTTTTGAATCGACAAAGTCTCACTAGGTCTTGAGAATATCAACTTTTGAACAATACATATTATATgcagtttctatatatatatatatatatatatatatattagtttctttttcaCAATATAGTGTGGTATACCCGttctaatttaattttaagttatgctttgtgttattttatATGCTTTGTGTTAAATTATTGGTGCATGTTGGGTTTATGAACAATACCAGTTATGAGATAATagaaaaaaactataattaattattaaaaaaaatactataaatagTGCTCTAAATTTATATAATCCCTTGAgagatattaaaaaatatataagtcaATTTTTTGTAACAATCCCCAGTACATTTTCCATATAcgaattacaaaaaaaaaaaagcaacccATGTTGCCATGTTGCTCATGCAATTTAGTGGACCTTTAAAAAAACTTTCTctcattgtaccaaaaaaaaactttctctTATTCTATTCTACTCTACTGTTCTATatctaacaaaaatataatactctaatattaataataaagtaaaataatgaTGTAATTAAGTCGGAAGAAAGTGATGTTGAGGCAAAAttcattttagtgttttaatgacaacaaaccttatggaataaataaatacaatgaAAGATTTGCTAAGTGAGGTGATTTTCttccttcttttttcttttaattttgtattTGGATTTACAAATCCCATCCATATATTGTTTGATATATTCAACATATTTAGTTGGAagatcatatataaataacacattattttcttaattatatctgatgttttttgttttcaggTTTTATAGTAGAAAGATGTGTAAGCATTTTGGAAAGCCAATTTTGTTTTAGGAAGCAAAGTCATGTTACGAAGTGTGACATTTGATTCGGAGGGGCTAATGTAGGAAAATTGGtttatcaaattaaatattGCTTAGTTTTGGTTCTTGGGgttaaagattttttgtttcttctaattggcaaaaataatttttgattttCTTGCAAACATGTAAAACTTTGTTTGTAAGGATTTGAGCGTTCATTATACTCCacataatttgttttatttattgaaaaaaagttTGTGATTATTGATTACTAATgtgccaattttttttattagagtgACCCTTCATTTTGCcacatacatatattataaaatgttAAAGTTCAAGTAACTTTAATAAAATGATCAATAAAATAatatctaataataataataattcaaatttagtcaaaaaatattcatatttatgaaaaatatattcaaaCCTTAAAATTGATGAAAGGTCAATGAAAAGTTGTAATTTTATTATGCTACAGTCATCTTTTCAATTTCCACACATTATGGGTCAATTGAAAATATTGTCAAATTAACATTTAGCTTTTCATatttaatcatataaaattataataaagagATTGAAGTATGATTTAAGACCATATGTTCAAAAGTTAACATTTAACACTTCATATTTAATCatatgaaaatattataaaGATTTTAGAGTATAATTAAGATAATGGTAGGTAGAGAGAATTGAGAGATATAGAAAATGAGTGATATAGATAATAAAACTTgatattgaattaaaaaatttatatataactcTTGATTTAACttttttctataaaattaaCTATATTTCTTAGTTTGTACGAAATGgttaaaacaacttataatttagaacgatgttaatttttttcttctaaaagaGCATGTTGATATTTACCTCCTTTCAAAATTACTTGAGGTGTTCAAACCTAGAACCTTCCTATACAAGACATGTATGTCTATTTTGCAATAGACCAAACTTATGAAGTTACCATCATAATatgtttgaatatatatatatatatatatatatatatatatctgtgtGTGCGCGCGTGCGCGTGTGTGAAAGTTGAATATTTTGTTAACTGagtaatttcatttttttaaaataacaaataatttcattaattaaagtTAGAATAAAACTTTGATAATATCTATTTATAATCGacaaatttttctttctaaaatctaaaaatacacaaaacaaacaaaaaataaattattaattttttatagagTTATATATAGAtcaaattaaaaagaaagataaaagaaGCTTCTATTATAATCCACTATGCAACTGCAATTACATTGATTCTTATATGTAGGTGGATGACACCTTATTTGTgtcaaaagcaattttttttctttttctttatattatatattcaatatttaacgaaataaaaaggttgaaaaatactttaatagttttttttttaagaataatatatataacaaaattgttatttctaataaaaaaaattcgaaaCCATTTTAATCAAATCCGTGCAACGTAAgtgatttgagaaaataattggTGAAACGAAACAtgacaattttaattttctctACGGTGAAACAATATTAAGGTAGCAATTCCTTCTAtattatattaaggtatagtatTAAGGTAGCAATTCCTTCtatacaattttaaaattcgcTACGgtgaaatcatttttttcatcaaaatgagaatatattttcaacagtttttatcaaaatccattttttataactcatcatccctcaccatctaaaaaaaaatagatttttatgattgtaaacaaacggaaaatagcttttgattttcttcaagaaaatctattttcttgaaaatgatttttttcaaaaaaaatcattttttttttaaaatctcaaacAAATTGCTACCTTAATATTGTTTCGTTTCACCAATTATTTTCATCGTAGCGAATGATtgctaaaaaaatagattattttaaaaaaatctattctaaaaaaaaataaattaaaatagaagaaaatctattttaattaatttttttaatataatattaatccACTACACTTCTATTGATTTCTATATACACCTGAATGACACATTGTCTGTGTTAAAAGCAATTTTATCTAtctatttatattatagattcacttgacgagaaaaaaattttaaaattaaaagtcacttttataatcaaagaataattcaacacattttaaataattattattttcaatacaacttataaaacacaatttttttaaaaacattctaatcaaacccgtgcaacgcacgggttgaaTACCTAGTTATCATTGTAAagtaaacttttttttgctgatgtgtcatcTCTACAAAACTCtttttgcttatgtgtcatctcctcaaaactcaaaatttttctaaatattATGTACATTCCTTTTGTTTCCTTCACATACTAATTAATTGAATCATTCACctactaattaataattaataacagagtattattattataaataaaaattgttatgaAAGGTGAAAGATCACCccttttaatgttattttaatttatttttttttaacttatttttcttaACCTTTCAATCCCTTACTTTTATGGCCTAAGTCATATGATAAgttgtaaattttttgaaacgGTGCACTCTTTTAATATTAGCAACCATTTACTATATTTTCCTATCAAAAGATCTTCTTAGCCTTTCAATtcccacaaaaaaaattaaaacgtggCATTAATTGACTATATATATGTGTCTTATGAACAATTCCTCGGTAGATATGACTGTGTGAACTTTCAATTTGAGAGATGTGTGTATTGTAGAAGGAGaataataatcaaaagtttgtattttcattttgtgtccttttttcttcttgataaTCAACGGATGatattactcttttaatttaagcACATACCAGTTCATGTTTCGTGTAGCTTTCTGAGGCGTGCAAATGGAGTGATCGATTGCTATCGCAACACATAAAGTGTAACATTTAACCTGGAAGTGGAATGTGCACGTTTGAATACAAGTTATACCATCGGGAACTTTAGTAAGTTgtcataaaatttaaaaatatagttgTACAATTGTAGAATTTGATATATTGTTGTGGTATTAATTTCATTCCAAACTTTTTTTCAGGCTTCTTTGGATTGAGCTAGGTAGAAGACATGAATATGTATGATGAGAACATAAAATGGTAATAATTGTTTACTATGTAGAGGGGTAGCAATTCTATGTATGAGGTGGATAGTGTCAACTTTTATTATGTAGTAACTCTCTTGATTTGTAGAAAAATCTTCTCAATCTCTCTTATATAGTCTGGTAATTGTTTACTATATGTAGAGGGGAAACaattgtatatatgttttgTATGATGTGAGCTTTTATGTTGTAACTCTTTTGGTTTGTAGAAAACCTTCTCACTTTCTCTTTTGGTTTTGTATGATGTGAGCTTTTATGTTGTAATATCTAATATTGATGTAATTAAGCttaagttacaaaaaaaatccaCCATTTCTTATTCTATTAGTCGTTAAATATGCTAAAAGCAATCTCATAAATCATAGTGCTTCATctcataacaaataaaattatagtgcTTACTAACGagcactataaaaaaaattatgaaaggtGAAAGATAACctttttaatgttgttttttgtgTACTTATTTTGAGTGTCAAACTTTTATGTACCATCACTCCTCATACATATATGGGCATCTGAAATTTATATTTGGAGCTTGGAAGAGTTATTAGGTTTGTTGTAGAAGAATagtaattttctaaaattttgtgatctcattgtatctttttttttcttctttttcatattCAACGAGTGAGACATTGTTGCAATGCATGTTGTATATACAACTCTTATGTTTCCTTAACATATTGTACTTTACAAAACTTCATGTTTCCTTATACATATTGTATATATACTCCTATATATACATGTTTCCTTCACATTGTAACTCTTCATTAACTTTTATATTTCCATTTATCATTATACCAATTCATGCATCTTATCAATCTATTGATTTATTGAGTGTGAAGCTACTATAATGAAGTAGAGTAATGAAGTAGAAAATGTGAATCAATGTTAAAGTTTTATATGGACTTATGATTGCAACCTTTCAAAAATCTCTTACCCTTTGATATTTTTATCGAGGTGCTTGAACACCCTATAACAatcttttagttaaaaaaatgtcTGCCAATTTTTGACACAActaatcttttaatttttgagtaaaggtgtgtttgattttctttttatttgtgcCGGATATACCTAATAAATTTTcctttaattagttttttttaaaaaaatttgcgTAACAATATTCCTTATTTTGGGTAACAATGTtcctttttgtttattatttttttgtagtaTTAGCTATTTTCGTTGTAGTATTAActctttttgttattattaaaataattattatcttttaaaaatcaCATCTCtaaatagtatatatttttttattcaaaaatatgaattttataagtcTATTATTTGTCAATATTATAAGTCAgactattattaaaattttaaaaattgaatatcatattattttattcaataaacaaattataaaataaaaattttaatttttaatgtaaagacaactacatttttatataatagCTAACCTTTAAACAAAATTATCTTATTTCCACATCATCCAAATGCAATTGTAAAAAGa encodes:
- the LOC123920077 gene encoding uncharacterized protein LOC123920077 isoform X1; the encoded protein is MSLLQFQPINGISQIFVRTQFPYKKCGRKSFLLRPQVVPSKTQRIMESVSVDDGEVGGAGGAYSYQALKRLDQLWSNICSAQEVVQEPQQVVSTIPSLFTSSDLADKSESSYDVIVCGGTLGIFIATALCARGLRVAVVERNVLKGREQEWNISRKELLELVEVGVLEEDDIERVTSAKFNPNRCGFERKGDIWVNDILNLGVSPARLIEIVKKRFIALGGVILEGFSVSSINVYEDAAVLKLSGDKILSSRLIIDAMGNFSPVVKQIRRGRKPDGVCLVVGTCARGFENNSISDVIFSSSTVKKVGDSKAQYFWEAFPAGSGPLDRTTYMFTYVDPQPGSPKLEELLEEYWNLMPEYQGVQLDNLEILRVIYGIFPTYRERYGALPSPLPAAFSRVLQFGDASGIQSPVSFGGFGSLTRHLGRLSAGIHEAISGDYLDSYNLSLLNPYMPNLSASWLFQRAMSAKKQSDVPEDFINELLYANFSCMQRLGDPVLRPFLQDVVQFGPLSKTLGLVMLTSPQILPSIFKQVGIPVLLDWSRHFLMLGYYTFLASFADPIVRPFLNTLPSETSFQWKRHLEAWKYGAGLDYKL
- the LOC123920077 gene encoding uncharacterized protein LOC123920077 isoform X2, giving the protein MSLLQFQPINGISQIFVRTQFPYKKCGRKSFLLRPQVVPSKTQRIMESVSVDDGEVGGAGGAYSYQALKRLDQLWSNICSAQEVVQEPQQVVSTIPSLFTSSDLADKSESSYDVIVCGGTLGIFIATALCARGLRVAVVERNVLKGREQEWNISRKELLELVEVGVLEEDDIERVTSAKFNPNRCGFERKGDIWVNDILNLGVSPARLIEIVKKRFIALGGVILEGFSVSSINVYEDAAVLKLSGDKILSSRLIIDAMGNFSPVVKQIRRGRKPDGVCLVVGTCARGFENNSISDVIFSSSTVKKVGDSKAQYFWEAFPAGSGPLDRTTYMFTYVDPQPGSPKLEELLEEYWNLMPEYQGVQLDNLEILRVIYGIFPTYRESPLPAAFSRVLQFGDASGIQSPVSFGGFGSLTRHLGRLSAGIHEAISGDYLDSYNLSLLNPYMPNLSASWLFQRAMSAKKQSDVPEDFINELLYANFSCMQRLGDPVLRPFLQDVVQFGPLSKTLGLVMLTSPQILPSIFKQVGIPVLLDWSRHFLMLGYYTFLASFADPIVRPFLNTLPSETSFQWKRHLEAWKYGAGLDYKL